The window TCGGCGTTCAGGATCATGTCCTTCTTGCCGATGTCGCGGGTGTGCTGCACGGCGCTGTAGCGGCGGCCCACGTCCGGCAGGTGGCCTCCCTCCAGGCTGACCTGGGAGACGAAGTGCAGGCAGGTGGCGTCCATTCCGCCCCCGTGTGCGGCGAACATGGGGCGCGGGTATACGGGTTGCGGCGTGGGGATGCTGGCGTTCGCGTCGCCCATCTGCGCGGCGACGACCAGACCGCCCTTGATCACCATGGCGGTCTTCGCGCCGAAGAAGGCAGGTTTCCACAGCACCAGATCGGCGAGTTTTCCGACCTCGACGCTGCCGACCTCGTGCGCGATGCCGTGCGCGACGGCAGGGTTGACGGTGTACTTGGCGACGTAGCGCCGGGCGCGCAGGTTGTCCGCGCGGGTGTCGGTGCCCAGCCCGGGGATGCTCAGCGGACCGCGCTGGAGTTTCATCTTGTGCGCGGCCTGCCACGTGCGGGTGATGACCTCGCCCACGCGGCCCATCGCCTGACTGTCGCTGCTCATCATGGAAAAGACGCCCAGGTCGTGCAGGACGTCCTCGGCGGCGATCGTCTCGGGGCGGATGCGGCTCTCGGCGAAACTCACGTCCTCGGGAATGCGCGGGCTGAGGTGGTGGCAGACCATCAGCATGTCGAGGTGCTCGTGGATGGTGTTCACCGTGAACGGCATGGTGGGGTTCGTGGAGCTGGGCAGGACGTTCGGCAGGCCTGCGACCCGGATGATGTCCGGCGCGTGCCCGCCCCCGGCGCCCTCGGTGTGGAAGGTGTGGATGGTGCGCCCGGCGAACGCCCGGATGGAGTCCTCGACGAACCCCGACTCGTTCAGCGTGTCGGTGTGAATGGCCACCTGAATGTCGAAGTCCTCGGCGACGCTCAGGGCGGCGTGGATGGCGGCGGGCGTGGTGCCCCAGTCCTCGTGCAGTTTCAGGCCCAGCGCCCCGGCGTGGATCTGCTCGGCCAGGGGCGCCTGCGTGCTGGCGTTGCCCTTGCCCAGCAGCCCGAAGTTCAGCGGCAGGCCCGCCAGGGCTTCCAGCATGCGGTGGATGTGCCACTCGCCGGGCGTGCAGGTCGTGGCGGAGGTGCCCGCCGTGGGGCCGGTGCCGCCGCCGATCATGGTCGTCACGCCGGATTCCAGCGCCGTCCAGCACTGCTGCGGCGCGATGAAGTGAATGTGCGTGTCCACGCCACCCGCCGTGAGGATGTGTCCCTCGCCCGCGATGATCTCGGTGCTCGCCCCGATGGTCAGGCCCGTTGTTACACCGTCCTGCGTGCCGGGATTCCCGGCCTTCCCGATGGCCGTGATCCGTCCGTTCTTGACGCCCACGTCGGCCTTCACGACGCCCCAGTGGTCGAGGATCAGGGCGTTCGTGATGACCAGGTCCGGCACGTTCGGATCGGAACGGGTGGCGGTGCTGCTCTGCCCCAGTCCGTCGCGGATGACCTTCCCGCCGCCGAACTTGACCTCCTCGCCGTACGTGGTGAAATCCCGCTCGACCTCGATCAGGAGGCCCGTGTCGCCCAGGCGCACGCGGTCCCCGACGGTGGGGCCGTACAGGTCGGCGTACTGCCGACGCGTGACCTTCATTCCGCCCCTCCGAAACCCTGCTCCCGCGCCCGTCTCAGAGCGGCGTCCTTCATTCCGGCGCTGTCGAGATCGCCGCTGACCAGCGCGTTCATGCCGTACACCTCGCGCGTGCCGCCCAGCGGGACGAGGTTCACGTCGCGTTCCTCGCCCGGCTCGAAACGCACGGCGGTCCCGGCGGGAATGTTCAGGCGCTGCCCGTAGGCCGCCGCGCGGTCGAAGTGCAGGCCCGCGTTCACCTCGAAGAAGTGAAAGTGACTGCCGACCTGGATGGGCCGGTCCGAACGGTTCGCCACGGTCAGGGCCGTCACGGGTCGCCCGGCGTTCAGGTCAATCTCTCCGTCCTCCAGGAGGTACTCGCCGGGCACGACGCGGCTGGCCGCGCCGCGGATCGGGTCGTGAATGGTGACCAGTTTCGTGCCGTCGGGGAAGGTGCCCTCCACCTGAATGTCGTGGATCAGTTCGGGCACGCCGTCCATCACGTCCTCTGGGGTCAGGAGGGTCGCGCCCCAGCTCATCAGGTCCTCCACGCGCCGACCGTCGCGGATGCCTTCCAGTACGGCGGCGGTGATCAGGGCGACCGCTTCCGGGTGGTTGAGTTTCAGGCCGCGCGCACGCCGACTCTGGGCGAGCTGGGCGGCGGCGTGAATCAGGAGTTTGTCGCGTTCACGTTCGGTGAGCTGCATGCGGGGCGGACCTCCTGAGCGTGTGTGGGATGCCCTCAGCGTAGCGCGGCAGGCGCCAACGAGGGGGTTCCGGCGGGCGCGGCTGTGTAGGCAGCGTGCCGTGAGGGGCGCGTGCTACCTTCGGCGTACCTGAGTCCGGGGAAGTCCGGTGCGATTCCGGCGCTGTTGCGCAGCGGTGTGCGTGGTCCACGCGAGCCCGAATGCCGTTCAGGGACGCCCCCTTCGCGGGGCACCTCTCGCCTTCAGAGGGCCAGCAGACCGAACGCCCGCCATCCGGCGCGCCGCCGCTCCGGCCCCGCCAGAGCGCAGCGGCATTTTTTCTGCTGTGTGCTCGCGCTGCGCGCTGGCGTCTCGTCTCCCCGCACACGCCGGAGCTCACCATGCGATTTGCCCTTCTGCTGACCTTGAGCGTCAGCACTGCCGCGTCCGCCACCTCGTACCCCCTGACCGTCCGCGATGACCTGGGCCGCACCGTCACGCTGAACCGCGAGCCGCGCCGCATCATCGCCATGCTGCCCAGCCACACCGAGACGCTCGCCGCGCTGGGCGCGTCGGATCAGCTGATCGCCGTGGACACCTACAGCAACTACCCCAAGGCCGTCGTGGAGCGCCTGCCCCGCGTGGGCAGCGCGTACCAGCCGAACCTGGAAGCGATCCTGGCCCTCAAGCCGGACCTCGTGCTGGCCGACGAGTCCAGTGGGTCGCGCCTGACGGAGAAACTCGCGCAGGCGGGCCTGACCGTGTACGGCGGCACCGGGCAGTCCTTCAACGAGGTGTTCGAGAAGATCGCGGTGCTGGGGAAACTCACGAACCATGAGGCGAACGCCACGCGCCTGATCGCGTCCATGCGCGCCGACCTGAACGCCCTGCAACGCAGCGTGGCGGGCCTGCCGAAAGTCAGCACGTACTACGAGATCGACCCCAGCCCGTACTCGGTCGGGCCGAACTCGTTCATCGGGACGCTGATCACCAAGGCGGGCGGGCAGACGATCGTGCCGCCCGCGCTGGGTGACTTCCCGAAACTGGACCCGGAACTGATCGTGCAGCGCAACCCGCAGGTCATGGTGGGCCTCACGCTCGCGCAGGCGCGCGTCCGGCCGGGCTGGTCGGGCCTGCGGGCCGTGACGACCGGGCGGGTGTTCAGCCCCACCCCGGAGGAACGCGACGCGCTGAGCCGCCCCGGGCCGCGCCTGGCGCAGGCGCTGCGCGCCCTGATCCGCTTCCTGCACCCCGAGGCGCTGTGAGCGACACCGTGACCGCAGAGCGGCGCGCGCAGGCCATGCAGGCCTTGACCGAGCAGCGCGACGCGTACCGCAAGCGCGAGGGGATCAGCAAGGGCCGCCGGGGCCTGCTGATCGTGAACACCGGGCACGGCAAGGGCAAGACGACCGCCGCGCTGGGCCTGATGCTGCGCGCGCACGGCCGGGGCCTGCGCGTGCGGATGTTCCAGTTCCTGAAGCACGACACCGCCAAATTCGGCGAGCACCGCACGCTGGAGGCCCTGGGCATTCCCTGCCAGGGCCTGGGGGACGGCTGGACGTGGCGCAGCAAGGACTTGGAGAACTCCGCGGCGCTGGCCGAGCACGGCTGGACGCTGGCCCGGGCCGCGATCCTGGGCGGTGAGGACGACCTGATCGTCCTTGATGAGTTCACGTACCCCCTCAAGTTCGGCTGGGTGCCCTGGGCGGACGTGGAAGCCACGCTGCGCGCCCGCGATCCGCGCCTGCACGTGGTCATCACCGGCCGGGACGCCCTGCCGGAACTGGTGGCCCTGGCCGACACCGTCAGTGAGATTCAACCGGTCAAGCACGCGTATGAGGCAGGCATCGGCGGGCAGAGCGGCATCGAGTACTGATCAGCAGACCCTCCCCAGGCCTGCGGTAGGCCTGGGGAGGGTCTGTCCAGGTCTCAGCCGACGCGGCCGAGACGCTGCGCGAGGATGCCCGGGCCGTGTTCGGCGGCCACGCGCACCAGGATGCCCATCTTGTGCGGGTTCGCTTCCAGATCAATCCGCAGGCCCAGGTCCGCGGCCGCCTCGCTGCACGCCGGCCCGATGCTGACCACCACGAGTCGGTTCAGGCCCGCGCGGGCTTCTTCCAGCAGGCCCAGTTTCTCGGCGTACTTCAGGAAGTGCAGGATCTGCGTGCCGCTGGAGAGCAGCAGGATGTCCGGGCCGCCCAGCACCACGTCCCGCACTGCCCGGGCCAGTGGGGCGGGGTCCTGCGGGAACGCGCAGCGGTATACGGGCACGCTGGTCACGCGGATCCCGGCGTAACCCAGTTCGCGCAGCATGGCGCCGGGGATGGCCTCGCCGTACTCGAGGATCACGGCGTGCTGCCCGCGGGTGAGCGTGGCGAGGAGGTGCTCGGTGACCTCGTGCCAGGTGCTGGGCTTGGCGACCTGGGTGCTGCTCAGGCCGAAGGTCTTGAGGGCCTGGGCGGGTTTGCTGCCGCGGGACACGAACGGCACGGCCTGGAGGGCGTCGAGGTGGCTGGGGTCGCGGGCGGTGAGTTCCTTGAGGAACATGCGGGTGCCCACGCCCGTGAGGCAGGCGACGGTGTGGATGTCCCCGGCGAGGAGGTCACGTTCGAACTGGGCGAGGGGGCCGGTCAGGTCGAGTTTCATCTCGCGCATGCTGGGGGCCACCTGAGGGGCGCCGCCGTACTT of the Deinococcus radiotolerans genome contains:
- the ureC gene encoding urease subunit alpha produces the protein MKVTRRQYADLYGPTVGDRVRLGDTGLLIEVERDFTTYGEEVKFGGGKVIRDGLGQSSTATRSDPNVPDLVITNALILDHWGVVKADVGVKNGRITAIGKAGNPGTQDGVTTGLTIGASTEIIAGEGHILTAGGVDTHIHFIAPQQCWTALESGVTTMIGGGTGPTAGTSATTCTPGEWHIHRMLEALAGLPLNFGLLGKGNASTQAPLAEQIHAGALGLKLHEDWGTTPAAIHAALSVAEDFDIQVAIHTDTLNESGFVEDSIRAFAGRTIHTFHTEGAGGGHAPDIIRVAGLPNVLPSSTNPTMPFTVNTIHEHLDMLMVCHHLSPRIPEDVSFAESRIRPETIAAEDVLHDLGVFSMMSSDSQAMGRVGEVITRTWQAAHKMKLQRGPLSIPGLGTDTRADNLRARRYVAKYTVNPAVAHGIAHEVGSVEVGKLADLVLWKPAFFGAKTAMVIKGGLVVAAQMGDANASIPTPQPVYPRPMFAAHGGGMDATCLHFVSQVSLEGGHLPDVGRRYSAVQHTRDIGKKDMILNAETPDIHVNPETYEVRVNGEVATCEPLDELPLAQRYFLF
- the cobO gene encoding cob(I)yrinic acid a,c-diamide adenosyltransferase, with the translated sequence MSDTVTAERRAQAMQALTEQRDAYRKREGISKGRRGLLIVNTGHGKGKTTAALGLMLRAHGRGLRVRMFQFLKHDTAKFGEHRTLEALGIPCQGLGDGWTWRSKDLENSAALAEHGWTLARAAILGGEDDLIVLDEFTYPLKFGWVPWADVEATLRARDPRLHVVITGRDALPELVALADTVSEIQPVKHAYEAGIGGQSGIEY
- a CDS encoding ABC transporter substrate-binding protein, with the translated sequence MRFALLLTLSVSTAASATSYPLTVRDDLGRTVTLNREPRRIIAMLPSHTETLAALGASDQLIAVDTYSNYPKAVVERLPRVGSAYQPNLEAILALKPDLVLADESSGSRLTEKLAQAGLTVYGGTGQSFNEVFEKIAVLGKLTNHEANATRLIASMRADLNALQRSVAGLPKVSTYYEIDPSPYSVGPNSFIGTLITKAGGQTIVPPALGDFPKLDPELIVQRNPQVMVGLTLAQARVRPGWSGLRAVTTGRVFSPTPEERDALSRPGPRLAQALRALIRFLHPEAL
- a CDS encoding uroporphyrinogen-III synthase, producing MDWFAGLNVLSLESRRSEEMETLIRKYGGAPQVAPSMREMKLDLTGPLAQFERDLLAGDIHTVACLTGVGTRMFLKELTARDPSHLDALQAVPFVSRGSKPAQALKTFGLSSTQVAKPSTWHEVTEHLLATLTRGQHAVILEYGEAIPGAMLRELGYAGIRVTSVPVYRCAFPQDPAPLARAVRDVVLGGPDILLLSSGTQILHFLKYAEKLGLLEEARAGLNRLVVVSIGPACSEAAADLGLRIDLEANPHKMGILVRVAAEHGPGILAQRLGRVG
- a CDS encoding urease subunit beta, whose amino-acid sequence is MQLTERERDKLLIHAAAQLAQSRRARGLKLNHPEAVALITAAVLEGIRDGRRVEDLMSWGATLLTPEDVMDGVPELIHDIQVEGTFPDGTKLVTIHDPIRGAASRVVPGEYLLEDGEIDLNAGRPVTALTVANRSDRPIQVGSHFHFFEVNAGLHFDRAAAYGQRLNIPAGTAVRFEPGEERDVNLVPLGGTREVYGMNALVSGDLDSAGMKDAALRRAREQGFGGAE